The Bubalus kerabau isolate K-KA32 ecotype Philippines breed swamp buffalo chromosome 14, PCC_UOA_SB_1v2, whole genome shotgun sequence genome segment GCCTCCGCGGGGATCGGCAAGGAGACGCCCACCGCCCTCCGGCCCAGCTCGGCCCCGCCCCGCCGTACTCGGGATGGCTCGCGGCCGAGGGAGGGGACGGCTCCGGTCCGCCCGATCCTGACGCAACCTGAGAGCCCGGAGCGCCGGGACCGGTCGTGCGGGGGGCGGGTCCCGCTTCCGGGCTGGGGGCGGGCGCGGGCAGGCTGCCGAACGGACGGCGAGCGACCCGGAGCCGACAGGCCAGGTGGGGACCCTCCCCGCTCTTCTCCGCACCCCCTGCCCCCGATCGCCCCCGCCGCGCGCTCCTCCTCGcctcccggccccggccccggccggCCGTCTGCGCAGGCTCCGCCCGGTCCCCGTCCCCTCTTGCTCCAAGGTCGAGCCTTCGGGCAGTGGGCCTTCTCTCACCTGCCCCCAACGCAAGTGCTTCTTCCTGCTTAAAGGGTCCAGAAACCCCAGCCCCAGGGGTCCTGCTGCACCTCCTCCTCGGAAAGTTCTGCTCCAGGAGGTCCTGGGTTTCCGCCGCAGCCCTGGGCACTGGAACTGGGGAGTAGGCACAGGGGGCATTAGGCCCAGCCCGGACTTGCCCAGCTCTGGCTCCACCCAGGGCCCCTTCTGGGCCCGGAATCCCGTCCTCTCCCCATCCCAGCTCTGTTCAGGGCTGCCCGCCTATGGATGACCCACTGCTTCTGGCCAGTTCTCCCAGGACTGCCGGCTGAGGAGGCGCTGCTGGACTCCAGCCCCATTACCATGGGTGGCCCGGAGGGGCGCTTCCATTTTGCCATCGACCGTGGAGGCACCTTCACAGATGTCTTTGCCCAGTGCCCAGGGGGGCACGTGAGGGTCCTAAAGCTGCTTTCAGAAGACCCTGCCAACTATGCGGATGCCCCCACTGAGGGCATCCGCCGTGTCCTGGagcaggtgggcagggcagggtggcGGGTGGAGGGGTCTCTGGGCCAGAGGCCTGAAGTCTGACCACGTGGTTTCAGGAGGGGGGCGTGCTGCTGCCGCGGGACCGGCCACTGGACACAAGTCGCATCGCCAGCATCCGCATGGGCACCACGGTGGCGACCAATGCGCTGTTGGAACGGCGGGGAGAGCGGGTGGCACTGCTGGTGACGCGTGGGTTCCGAGACCTGCTGCACGTGGGCACCCAGGCCCGCTCGGACCTCTTTGACCTGGTGAGCTCATCCACCTCAGCAGTGGCTGACTCCGCAGAGCACGTTTTCCCTGGGGTGCCTGGGCCCCTCAGGGAGGGCAGTCCTTGGAAGGGTCAGGGCTAGCCCAAGGCCACAGCTGATAGCAGGTTCTGGACACTCATGGTGGGACACTGAGTCCCCCCCAGCCCTGAGTGGCCAAGTGTTGTCCTGGGCCTGTCCTGGACGCTGACCCTCACCCCTCTGCAGGGTTCTGGGATGGAGCAGCTCTGTGAGGGCAGACAGCTGGGAGCACTCAGATGCCTGGGGGCAGAGAGCCACCCCGGGTGGGCCTTCCTGGGGCCACCGAGTCTGACTGTCTCCTGGGACCGTCCCATCTGACTGTGTCTCCTGGGGCTGTGGACTGGCCCGCTGGGACACATTCCCTTGCCTGCATCGCCCCATCCACGCAGGACCCTAGCAAGGACCCTCAGGCCTGGGCCCCCTCTGAGCCTCTGCCCGCCCTCAGGCCGTGCCCATGCCCGAGACGCTGTACGAGGAGGTGCTGGAAGTGGACGAACGGGTGGTGCTCTATCGAGGGGAGCCGGGTGCTGGGACACCTGTGAAAGGTACGGCGCTGCCAAGTGCTGGGGGCGGGGCAGCAGGCACTGACAGCCTTTGACCCCGACCCCGCGGCTTCCCCGAAGGCTGCACAGGGGACCTACTGGAAGTGCAGCAGCCTGTGGACCTGGGGGGCCTGCGAGGGAAGCTGGAAGGGCTCCTGTCCCGGGGCATCCGCAGCTTGGCTGTGGTGCTCATGCACTCGTACACGTGAGTGGGCTGTGGTGGGGcggggacgcggggcgggggcagggggccgggccggcgtgcGGGGCGCGGCGGAGCTGGACGGGCATGCGGCATGCGGGCCGGCAGGCGGGGTTGGGTCTCAGTGGCGCTCGGTCCTCCTAGGTGGGCCCAGCACGAGCAGCAGGTGGGAGCCCTGGCCCGGGAACTGGGCTTCACGCATGTGTCGCTGTCCTCGGAGGCCATGCCCATGGTGCGCATTGTGCCCCGGGGGCACACGGCCTGTGCCGACGCCTACCTCACGCCCACCATCCAGCGCTACGTGCAGGGCTTCCGCCGTGGCTTCCAGGGTCAGCTCAAGGTGAGACCCCCTCCCTGCCCGCCCCTggcccgccccaccccgcccctcacCGCCAGCCTGCCCACAGGACGTGCAGGTGCTGTTCATGCGCTCCGACGGTGGGCTGGCGCCCATGGACTCCTTCAGCGGCTCCCGCGCTGTGCTCTCCGGCCCTGCTGGGGGCGTGGTTGGTTACTCAGCCACCACCTACCGAGTGGAGGGCGGCCAGCCAGTCATCGGCTTTGACATGGGAGGTATGAGGGCCCGAGGGTGGGGTCCGGGGGCCTCAGTTGCTGGGCTGGGCAGCATCTGGGTCTccttgctccccacccccaccaggcacGTCTACCGACGTGAGCCGCTATGCTGGCGAGTTTGAGCATGTTTTCGAGGCCAGCACGGCTGGTGTCACCCTCCAGGCCCCCCAGCTGGATATCAACACGGTGGCAGCGGGTGGGGGCTCCCGCCTCTTCTTCAGGTCAGCACCATCCCGCACCTGTGCGgggacccccagccccacctcctaacCCGCCTCCCAACCAGCCTCCAATGCCAGTCCCCTCTCCAAAGGTCGGGCCTCTTCGTGGTGGGGCCAGAGTCTGCGGGAGCCCACCCCGGCCCCGCCTGCTACCGAAAAGGTAAACGCTGGCATGCTCTCCCTGAGACCCTTCCAGCacagcccagcccctcccccagccccacccccactggcCACGCCTGGCGCCCACctacagcccccagcccccacactgtccacaccTCCCAGGGGGCCCTGTGACAGTGACGGATGCTAATCTGGTCCTGGGTCGCCTGCTGCCTGCCTCCTTCCCCTGCATTTTTGGGCCGGGAGAGGACCAGCCACTGTCCCCGGAGGCGTCCCGAAAGGCCCTGGAGGCTGTGGCCACAGAGGTCAACAGCTTCCTGACCAATGGGCCTTACCCGGCCTCCCCGCTgagcctggaggaggtggccatGGGGTTTGTGCGTGTGGCCAACGAGGCCATGTGTCGGCCCATCCGTGCACTCACGCAGGTACGCCCACCTCTGCCTTTGCCTGTAGGGGGAGTGGGGGGGCCAGGTGGATGTGGGGGCCACTGATCCCCTTCTGGTTCCCCAGGCACGAGGTCATGACCCCTCGGCCCACGTGCTGGCCTGCTTTGGGGGAGCTGGTGGGCAGCATGCTTGTGCCATTGCCCGGGCCCTGGGCATGGACACTGTGCACATTCACAGGTGTGTCTGGGTGCAGTGCATGGGTCCGGGGGAGGGGGCCCACTTTGGGAGACACTGTACCCACCGCTCTGCCTCCTTGTTCTGTAGGCACAGTGGGCTGCTGTCGGCGCTGGGGCTGGCCCTGGCCGACGTGGTGCATGAGGCGCAGGAGCCCTGCTCCCTGCCATATACTCCCGAGACCTTTGCGCAGCTGGACCAGAGGCTGGGCCACCTGGAGGAGCAGTGTGTGGAGGCCCTGCGGGCccagggcttccccaggtggGGCTCTGGGGGCTACCAGGCCACCTCACTTGGGGTCCCGTCAGCTGCAGTCGGGGAGGGCCGGGCTCTGAGAGCTGCAGGAGGCGCCCCCGCCTGGACCCCTGTGCGAGCACCCCCACCTGCCACCATCACAGGTCCCAGATCAGCACCGAGAGCTTCCTGCACCTGCGCTACCAGGGCACGGACTGCGCCTTGATGGTGTCTGCCCACCAGCACCCAGCCAGTGCCCGCTCACCCCGAGCTGGTGACTTTGGGGCAGCCTTTGTGGAGAGGTATGTGATCTCCGCCTCCCAGGAGACCGGGCGCATGGGTTGgcctggctgccgcccctgacagTCCCCTCGGGATGCAGGTACATGAGGGAGTTCGGCTTCATTATTCCCGAGCGGCCGGTGGTGGTGGATGACGTGCGGGTCAGGGGCACCGGCAGCAGCAGCCTTCGCCTCGAGGACGTCCCAAAAGCCCATAGTGGGCCTCCCCGGGTAGATAAGGTTAGTGATCCTACCTGTGcccacccactcacccacccacaGCCACTGGGACACGAGGACAGGAGTGGAGGGGGAGACTCAGGGAGAGCTCTGGGCCTGGAACCCTGCTCACACCACACCCTCCTCAGATGACCCAGTGCTACTTTGAGGGGGGCTACCAGGAGACCCCTGTGTACCTGTTGGGAGAGCTGGGCTGTGGGCACAAGCTTCAGGGGCCCTGCCTCATCATTGACAGCAACAGGTGGGCTGAGGCCTggccggggtgggggtgtgtggggtGAGGCCCAGGGTGAACTGTGGGGCCCTGgcgggtgggagggtggggtggggtggtcctCTGGCTCCAGCTGCAGGAGTCTGGAGGACTCTGGGGTCCCTTCACGGTTGGGATGTTCCTTGGCCTGGGTATGTGGGGACCCTGGTTGGGTGGGGGTCTGGCCTGGCTTCTCCAGCCCCTCTGCTCCCCTGCCCCCAGTACCATCCTGGTGGAGCCAGGCTGCCAGGCAGAGGTGACTGAGACTGGGGACATCCGCATCTCTGTGGGGGCTGAGACAGCCAGCGTGGTGGGCACACAGCTTGACCCCATCCACCTTTCCATCTTCTCCCACCGCTTCATGAGCATCGCTGGTGAGTGGCTGCACAGTCCTGCTCTTTCACCTGCTCCCTGCGGTGCAGGGTGGGGGTCTGCACGCTGGGCAGTGTGTGCTGGGGTGCCTGGCAGGGGTATGCAGGGAGAAAGTGCAATCGGGGGAAGGGCAGAAGCAGAGCCTCTGAGCAGTGGGGCAGGCAGTgtggccccagccctgggatggACCTGCTGCACCTGCAGGTCTGGGGCAGGGGGGTGCTTTTGCCCTCCCAGCACCATGTGATCTGGGCTCTGCACAGGGTACCCAGGCTCAGGGTCAGGCTAGGTGCTTGCTGGGGCCACTAACATTGGGTTCTTACTGCAGGAGGCAGGGCGTGGGGTTGATGGGGGCACCGGGCAGGGCTGAGAAGGGAAGGGCTGCCCTTGGCACGAGCAAGATGTCTGGCCACGTCCTCACGTGTCTAGGTAGACCGTCACCGTCACCCGCTTCGGGTCCGGGGTCTGGGACTCAGAGGCCTTGAAGGCGGTGGGCCCTGCCCCTCTGTACCCAGGCCGGGCTGTGGGCAGCACGGGGCCAGCGGGCATCTGGTCACTATGTGCCCCCAGAGCAGATGGGCCGCATCCTGCAGCGCACGGCCATCTCCACCAACATCAAGGAGCGTCTGGACTTCTCCTGTGCCCTCTTTGGGCCCGACGGGGGGCTGGTCTCCAACGCCCCTCACATCCCTGTGCACCTGGGTGCCATGCAGGAGACGGTGCAGTTCCAGGTTCGGGAGGCCCCTTCCCCTGACCCCCCTACCCCtcagccctgccccctccccactctgcCCCTGTCTCTTGGCTTCAGATTCAGCAGTTGGGGGCTGATCTCCACCCCGGCGACGTGCTGCTGAGCAACCACCCCAGCGCGGGGGGCAGCCACCTGCCAGACCTGACTGTCATCACACCGGTGAGGGGCACTGCCCAGGGACCCGTGGAGGAGGGCCACCGGTGCCACTGACCGTTGTTCTCACCCCTAGGTGTTTTGGCCGGGTCAGACACGGCCTGTGTTCTATGTGGCCAGCCGTGGGCACCATGCAGACATTGGGGGCATCACACCAGGCTCCATGCCCCCCCACTCCACCAGCCTGCAGCAGGAGGGCGCGGTCTTCCTGTCCTTTAAACTTGTGCAGGGGGGAGTCTTCCAGGAAGAGGGTGAGTGGCACTGGGCTGGTGTATCTGGctgcttcctgcctgccctcccccCAGGCCAGCCTCCAGGCTGGGTGAGCCAGGCAGTGACCCCGCAGAGTGGTTGCACAGTATCTCTCAGAGATAATCAGAGGCGCTGAGCTAAGTTGTGCCTGggcccagggaggcctcagtggtTTGGGGGTGGGTTGTTGGCCAGGACACCCAAGGGTGCAGGAGAGGGAGAAGCCTAATTCAAGGTGGGCAGCTGCTTCTGTTTGTAATTCATGCACTGTTTGCATTGGGTCTGGGGGCTGCAGACAAACAGGGGTGCCAGAGGCTACAGGCTCCTGGAGAGCTTCCATGGGCCTGGGTCAGGGCAGTGGGTGGCGGGGCAGCTGTGAAGGGCTTCAGCTGGGCCCGAGCTGGTCTGCTGGAGGGTCTGAGGATGGCCTGTAGGccaggcggggggtggggtggggtgagggctcTACCTGCCCTGGGGGATGCTGAGCCTCGAGCTGGGGACAAGGGTGAAGGTGGTCTGGAGGTCAGGGTTGGTGTCTGGTGGGATTTGGGCATGGGGGAGGGAATGAAGTTTGGACAGCTGTAGGACGGAGGTTCTGGCTCTGTGGTTGTTGAGGAGGTGGGGCAGCAGCTTTGGTGGGACCTGGGGGCAGGACGGCCAGTGTGAGGCTGACAGGGGTGAGACCCCTGGGGGCATCTCAGAGTGAGAACAGGTGATGGGTGACCAGACCATGTGCTGCTGTGGGTGTGAGGACACAGATAAAGGGGCcgaggcctggctgctgccttggtcagtgtggggtgggggcagagggaagGGTCCCCTGAGGGACATGAGCAGGCAGAGGACCCGGTGGCCAGGGAGCCTCAGAGAGGATCCTGACCCAGACTCAGGAGAGGCGCTTTCCCAAGGCACGGAGTGGTCCTTGGGGTCGAACCTGTACTGCTTGCCATGGGTGGAGGCTTTGTCCTGGTCTGCTGGGGCCAGGGATGGGGGGACAGACAGCCATGCTGATGCTCTTTCAAAGTGATTGGCCGTGGCCGCGAGTGGTAGGCCCTGGTGGCGGGGGATTAGGTAAGGGAAGTGGTTTTTCCTCTTGGCGGGAGGCCCAGAAAAGGCTGGAGAGTGGGCCAGTGGGGAGGTAGGGCAGGAGGAATGGAGGTGGTGGGGAGAGTTTGCTTGGGgaacctgcccctgcccctgcccctaccTCCAGCCCATGTGTGGTCACAGCAAAGCTACCTGTCTATTCTAGGGTGCCCTGGGGGACTGGGGTGTGATGAGAAGGTTCAGCGGATGGGGAAAGAGTTAGCAGAGTAGTAGGGAGCCAGTGCTGGGCCAACACGTGGAGCCTGCAGTGCCCCCGCAGAGGAGCAGAGCACCAGGTGGCCCTGggactcccaggtggctcagtggtggtcCCATCTATTTAGCGGTGACTGAAGCCCTGCGGGCGCCAGGCAAGATTCCAGGCTGCAGTGGGACACGGAACCTGCACGACAACCTGTCGGATCTGCGCGCCCAGGTGGCGGCCAACCAGAAGGGCATCCAGCTGGTGGGCGAGCTCATCGGGCAGTACGGCCTGGACGTGGTACAGGCCTACATGGGCCACATTCAGGTGGGCTGGGGGCAGCAGGGCAGGCAGCTCTGTACTCGCCCCCAGGCGGGTGTGCAGAGGAGGAAGGGGCACCTGGCCCACCTGGAAGGGACATGGCTGATGCTGAACTCCCCACCAGGCAAACGCGGAGCTCGCTGTGAGGGACATGCTCCGGGCCTTTGGAACTGCCCGGCAGGCCCGGGGCCTGCCCCTGGAGGTGTCTGCAGAGGACCACATGGACGACGGCTCCCCTATCCGACTCCGAGTGCAGATCAACATGAGTCAGGTCAGTCTTGGGAGGGGGTGGGTACCTCCTCGGGCATCACAGGCACACCTGCCGGGCTGCTGACCTCTCCCCAACTCTGGTGGGCAGGGTAGCGCGGTGTTTGATTTCAGCGGCTCAGGGCCGGAGGTGTTCGGCAACCTCAACGCGCCGCGGGCCATCACGCTGTCTGCGCTCATCTACTGTCTTCGCTGTCTGGTCGGCCGCGACATTCCACTCAACCAGGTGCGCGGGGCTGTGCTGTGTGCAGGGCAGCGGCTCCATCCCAAGCCAGGGTCACCCTCAGTGACCGGGCGAGGTCAGCTCAAGGTCGGCTAGATCTTAGGGAGCAGGTGGTGTACCTCCCTCCACACACACCCccgcaccccccccaccccccgccttgtTGACAGCCGCCCTCTGCCCTCAGGGCTGCCTGGCTCCGGTGCGCGTGGTGATTCCTAAAGGCTCCATCCTAGACCCTTCCCCCGATGCGGCCGTGGTGGGCGGCAACGTGCTCACGTCGCAGCGCGTGGTGGACGTCATCCTGGGGGCCTTCGGGGCCTGCGCAGCTTCCCAGGTGCGGTGGGCCCAGGGGACGCTCTGTGTGGCCAGAGGCGGGGAAGGGCTGCGGGCGGCAGGGAGGGGCTGCACTCGGAGCCAGCGCAGCGACCCCTTTCCCCTGCCAGGGCTGCATGAACAACGTGACCTTGGGCAACGCCCACATGGGCTACTACGAGACGGTGGCGGGCGGCGCGGGCGCGGGCCCGGGTTGGCACGGGCGCAGCGGCGTGCACAGCCACATGACCAACACGCGCATCACCGACCCCGAGATCCTGGAGAGCAGGTGACGgctcggggtggggcggggggtgcggcggggctgggcagtggggccgggcggcgcgggggcggggccggctgGGCTGAGCCCGGGACCGTGCAGGTACCCGGTTATCCTGCGCCGCTTCGAGCTAAGGCTGGGGTCCGGGGGTCGCGGCCGCTTCCGGGGCGGCGACGGCATTATCCGTGAGCTGCTTTTCCGCGAGGAGGCGCTGCTTTCCGTGCTGACCGAGCGCCGCGCCTTCCAGCCGTATGGCCTGATGGGTAAGtggttccctccctctccccccctccccgcccagccCCCATCGCCACGGGGAGTCTGTTCCCCACCCACCTCCTGTCCCATCTGTCCTCCTGTTTCCCCACTaaacaccccccctcccccatctctcaCTTCCTTGCCTCCTGGGCCACTCCCACCTTGCTTCTTTCTGCAGGGGGTGAGCCTGGTGCCCGAGGCCTAAACCTACTCATCCGGAAGGACGGCCGGACAGTGAACCTGGGTGGGAAGACCTCGGTGCCCGTGTACCCTGGGGTAAGGACTGCGGCCTGGCCTGTCCCATCCTCACTCCCCTACCCGCAGTGGCCCTCATCCCACAGAGGGTGAATGGAATTGCGGAGATAAGCGGAGACCGAGTTTAATTTGGCTCCTGCAAGAATtgggggccaaaaaaaaaaaaaagaataggaggCCGAGGACCCGGTCTCCTCGGTCCAAGCTGGTCGATATGGACACGCTGCCCCGTGGGGATGGGCCTGCAGCGGGAGGCAGGGCAGCGCCTGGCCCAGGCTGATCCTGCCCCTCTGCTCCACAGGACGTGTTCTGTCTCCACACACCAGGCGGTGGGGGCTACGGGGACCCGGAGGACCCCGCCCCACTGCCAGGTTCGCCCTTGCAGCCCCTAGCCTTCCCGGAGCGGGGCAGCGTGTATGAGTACCGCAGGGCCCAGGAGGCTGTGTGAAGGAGGGCCCACACAATAAAGATCCCTCAAGTCGCCGTTTCCCCTGGCGACTGGCCAGGCTCACGTTCTGTGTCATCGTCCGTCTTTCCACCCGTTCTGGCACCTGTCTCCTGCAAGCTGGCCTTAGGAGGACGTGGACACTCGGAGCCGAAGTCCCACGGCCAGGTGGTCTGTGAGCCCGGCCAGGGCAGTGCTGAATGTCACCTGCTCCACCTCCTGGAGGGCGGGAGGCAGGTTGGAGAGTCGCCCCAACGCGGCAGGCCCGCACCCTGAGCTCTGGCACTTACCGGGCTCAGAAGGCCTCCAGGCGCGCTGCGGTAGGTGATGTAGTCCAGGCGCCGGCCCCGCCAGGGCTCAGCTGAGGGGCCTCCACGGGGAGGGCCTGCCAGGTAGCGACGGCGCCCTTTCTTCTGCTCCAGGGCCCTGAGGAGGGGCCGTGTCACCAGGGTAAGGGCAGCCCTCCTTCCCGACCTTGTCTGACCCCCAGGTAGCCACTTACCTACGCAGCATCTCCGGCGAGCAGGCCACGGAGCGGCGGAGCTCGGAGGGTCTCAGCAACGTCCCTGGGATGGGCGGGGAAGGGCATTATCAGTGGGCGTCTCCGCAAAGCCCGCCTGAGGTCCGCCCGCCCCCATCCGGTTGCCCCGCC includes the following:
- the OPLAH gene encoding 5-oxoprolinase isoform X3, encoding MTHCFWPVLPGLPAEEALLDSSPITMGGPEGRFHFAIDRGGTFTDVFAQCPGGHVRVLKLLSEDPANYADAPTEGIRRVLEQEGGVLLPRDRPLDTSRIASIRMGTTVATNALLERRGERVALLVTRGFRDLLHVGTQARSDLFDLAVPMPETLYEEVLEVDERVVLYRGEPGAGTPVKGCTGDLLEVQQPVDLGGLRGKLEGLLSRGIRSLAVVLMHSYTWAQHEQQVGALARELGFTHVSLSSEAMPMVRIVPRGHTACADAYLTPTIQRYVQGFRRGFQGQLKDVQVLFMRSDGGLAPMDSFSGSRAVLSGPAGGVVGYSATTYRVEGGQPVIGFDMGGTSTDVSRYAGEFEHVFEASTAGVTLQAPQLDINTVAAGGGSRLFFRSGLFVVGPESAGAHPGPACYRKGGPVTVTDANLVLGRLLPASFPCIFGPGEDQPLSPEASRKALEAVATEVNSFLTNGPYPASPLSLEEVAMGFVRVANEAMCRPIRALTQARGHDPSAHVLACFGGAGGQHACAIARALGMDTVHIHRHSGLLSALGLALADVVHEAQEPCSLPYTPETFAQLDQRLGHLEEQCVEALRAQGFPRSQISTESFLHLRYQGTDCALMVSAHQHPASARSPRAGDFGAAFVERYMREFGFIIPERPVVVDDVRVRGTGSSSLRLEDVPKAHSGPPRVDKMTQCYFEGGYQETPVYLLGELGCGHKLQGPCLIIDSNSTILVEPGCQAEVTETGDIRISVGAETASVVGTQLDPIHLSIFSHRFMSIAEQMGRILQRTAISTNIKERLDFSCALFGPDGGLVSNAPHIPVHLGAMQETVQFQIQQLGADLHPGDVLLSNHPSAGGSHLPDLTVITPVFWPGQTRPVFYVASRGHHADIGGITPGSMPPHSTSLQQEGAVFLSFKLVQGGVFQEEAVTEALRAPGKIPGCSGTRNLHDNLSDLRAQVAANQKGIQLVGELIGQYGLDVVQAYMGHIQANAELAVRDMLRAFGTARQARGLPLEVSAEDHMDDGSPIRLRVQINMSQGCLAPVRVVIPKGSILDPSPDAAVVGGNVLTSQRVVDVILGAFGACAASQGCMNNVTLGNAHMGYYETVAGGAGAGPGWHGRSGVHSHMTNTRITDPEILESRYPVILRRFELRLGSGGRGRFRGGDGIIRELLFREEALLSVLTERRAFQPYGLMGGEPGARGLNLLIRKDGRTVNLGGKTSVPVYPGDVFCLHTPGGGGYGDPEDPAPLPGSPLQPLAFPERGSVYEYRRAQEAV
- the OPLAH gene encoding 5-oxoprolinase isoform X2, which codes for MGGPEGRFHFAIDRGGTFTDVFAQCPGGHVRVLKLLSEDPANYADAPTEGIRRVLEQEGGVLLPRDRPLDTSRIASIRMGTTVATNALLERRGERVALLVTRGFRDLLHVGTQARSDLFDLAVPMPETLYEEVLEVDERVVLYRGEPGAGTPVKGCTGDLLEVQQPVDLGGLRGKLEGLLSRGIRSLAVVLMHSYTWAQHEQQVGALARELGFTHVSLSSEAMPMVRIVPRGHTACADAYLTPTIQRYVQGFRRGFQGQLKDVQVLFMRSDGGLAPMDSFSGSRAVLSGPAGGVVGYSATTYRVEGGQPVIGFDMGGTSTDVSRYAGEFEHVFEASTAGVTLQAPQLDINTVAAGGGSRLFFRSGLFVVGPESAGAHPGPACYRKGGPVTVTDANLVLGRLLPASFPCIFGPGEDQPLSPEASRKALEAVATEVNSFLTNGPYPASPLSLEEVAMGFVRVANEAMCRPIRALTQARGHDPSAHVLACFGGAGGQHACAIARALGMDTVHIHRHSGLLSALGLALADVVHEAQEPCSLPYTPETFAQLDQRLGHLEEQCVEALRAQGFPRSQISTESFLHLRYQGTDCALMVSAHQHPASARSPRAGDFGAAFVERYMREFGFIIPERPVVVDDVRVRGTGSSSLRLEDVPKAHSGPPRVDKMTQCYFEGGYQETPVYLLGELGCGHKLQGPCLIIDSNSTILVEPGCQAEVTETGDIRISVGAETASVVGTQLDPIHLSIFSHRFMSIAEQMGRILQRTAISTNIKERLDFSCALFGPDGGLVSNAPHIPVHLGAMQETVQFQIQQLGADLHPGDVLLSNHPSAGGSHLPDLTVITPVFWPGQTRPVFYVASRGHHADIGGITPGSMPPHSTSLQQEGAVFLSFKLVQGGVFQEEAVTEALRAPGKIPGCSGTRNLHDNLSDLRAQVAANQKGIQLVGELIGQYGLDVVQAYMGHIQANAELAVRDMLRAFGTARQARGLPLEVSAEDHMDDGSPIRLRVQINMSQGSAVFDFSGSGPEVFGNLNAPRAITLSALIYCLRCLVGRDIPLNQGCLAPVRVVIPKGSILDPSPDAAVVGGNVLTSQRVVDVILGAFGACAASQGCMNNVTLGNAHMGYYETVAGGAGAGPGWHGRSGVHSHMTNTRITDPEILESRYPVILRRFELRLGSGGRGRFRGGDGIIRELLFREEALLSVLTERRAFQPYGLMGGEPGARGLNLLIRKDGRTVNLGGKTSVPVYPGDVFCLHTPGGGGYGDPEDPAPLPGSPLQPLAFPERGSVYEYRRAQEAV
- the OPLAH gene encoding 5-oxoprolinase isoform X1; its protein translation is MTHCFWPVLPGLPAEEALLDSSPITMGGPEGRFHFAIDRGGTFTDVFAQCPGGHVRVLKLLSEDPANYADAPTEGIRRVLEQEGGVLLPRDRPLDTSRIASIRMGTTVATNALLERRGERVALLVTRGFRDLLHVGTQARSDLFDLAVPMPETLYEEVLEVDERVVLYRGEPGAGTPVKGCTGDLLEVQQPVDLGGLRGKLEGLLSRGIRSLAVVLMHSYTWAQHEQQVGALARELGFTHVSLSSEAMPMVRIVPRGHTACADAYLTPTIQRYVQGFRRGFQGQLKDVQVLFMRSDGGLAPMDSFSGSRAVLSGPAGGVVGYSATTYRVEGGQPVIGFDMGGTSTDVSRYAGEFEHVFEASTAGVTLQAPQLDINTVAAGGGSRLFFRSGLFVVGPESAGAHPGPACYRKGGPVTVTDANLVLGRLLPASFPCIFGPGEDQPLSPEASRKALEAVATEVNSFLTNGPYPASPLSLEEVAMGFVRVANEAMCRPIRALTQARGHDPSAHVLACFGGAGGQHACAIARALGMDTVHIHRHSGLLSALGLALADVVHEAQEPCSLPYTPETFAQLDQRLGHLEEQCVEALRAQGFPRSQISTESFLHLRYQGTDCALMVSAHQHPASARSPRAGDFGAAFVERYMREFGFIIPERPVVVDDVRVRGTGSSSLRLEDVPKAHSGPPRVDKMTQCYFEGGYQETPVYLLGELGCGHKLQGPCLIIDSNSTILVEPGCQAEVTETGDIRISVGAETASVVGTQLDPIHLSIFSHRFMSIAEQMGRILQRTAISTNIKERLDFSCALFGPDGGLVSNAPHIPVHLGAMQETVQFQIQQLGADLHPGDVLLSNHPSAGGSHLPDLTVITPVFWPGQTRPVFYVASRGHHADIGGITPGSMPPHSTSLQQEGAVFLSFKLVQGGVFQEEAVTEALRAPGKIPGCSGTRNLHDNLSDLRAQVAANQKGIQLVGELIGQYGLDVVQAYMGHIQANAELAVRDMLRAFGTARQARGLPLEVSAEDHMDDGSPIRLRVQINMSQGSAVFDFSGSGPEVFGNLNAPRAITLSALIYCLRCLVGRDIPLNQGCLAPVRVVIPKGSILDPSPDAAVVGGNVLTSQRVVDVILGAFGACAASQGCMNNVTLGNAHMGYYETVAGGAGAGPGWHGRSGVHSHMTNTRITDPEILESRYPVILRRFELRLGSGGRGRFRGGDGIIRELLFREEALLSVLTERRAFQPYGLMGGEPGARGLNLLIRKDGRTVNLGGKTSVPVYPGDVFCLHTPGGGGYGDPEDPAPLPGSPLQPLAFPERGSVYEYRRAQEAV